DNA from Nymphaea colorata isolate Beijing-Zhang1983 chromosome 4, ASM883128v2, whole genome shotgun sequence:
TTTTCTATTCGTACCTAATCTCTTAACATATCGCTTGTTCAAATCCCAAGGTGGTGGCCAGTGCCAAGAGGATTGGTCATTGGGCTGGGCTGCTGCCTGGGTGGGGCCCCGCCGCAGCTCGATCTCTGCCCAACTGCCTGAAACTTGATGTCTGGCCCaacttgattaaaataaaaaaaatatttttaatatatatatatatatatatatatatatatatatatatatatatatatatatatatatatatatatatattgagatgACTCGGCCTAGTCCCAAGCCCTAGTGAGATCTAGTACTCTCTAATACCCGCCTTTTAAGTGCATAGATTTATAAGACTGTTTTCAGTCAATTCACCATCCCACTTCTCTACTTGTAGAATTGCTAGTTCCTATCATTTTCTATTATTGTCAAATATGGGGATGATGTATTTAAGATAGCATAAATGTGTCAAGTGAAAGCTTACCTTTTTGAAATTGCTGCAATAAAAGCATAGAACTATCCCCAAGGAGGTTGGTATGGAGGCTGGTTGGCGGCCAGTCACCGATTTGAATCTTTGAGGTGCCAGCAAAAAAAAGAGcaccaatatgcaagttgaagtatagcaAGAGTGCTTTTCACGTTCCACCAAAAGTAGGCCTAGACTTTAGGAAGATGGGGGAAGGGTAAGGTCCTCGGCTTTGTATTGGACGGTAAAATGAAATACTACTCCTGTTTTTCCAACAAAAAGCACAATTCACTTATACTCACATTTTCTTTACGAACCTAACCATAGGTCCCCCATTCTctgcctttcttttttgaaaagttgCATGTATTctttgaactttgcttttttcgACATACTTTTTGATTTAGAGGGTTTACTTTCTTATTTTCCATATTCAACTCTTTACTTTGCAACCTTATGCTTTTAACCCAAGAAACTCGCCATATCATAACTTCAACAAAGGCAAATTAGTTAACATTTGTTCTTTTTGAATGTTGCTTACCTTTGTTATTCTTGATTGCACAAAATTTAGAGACAaggtcttcattttttttccttttcatctctAATCTTAAAGTAATAGTTTCAGCTGTTGACTGGCTATGGATAACCTTGGGAAATGATGAGTTCGAAGAAACCTAACCCTAAGaggatcaaattcaaaattggaatgttgtttaaaaaaaaaaactatatcaGGGCATCTAATGGCGTAGTTCGGAGACCCAGCTCCTAGCGCACTGGGTCTATTAGCACCTAATTCGAGCCTGGCCAGTCGACCTAATGGGCTGGTCTGAGTCATGGTTCCTAGCTTATGAGTGAAGTAGGAATAACCTTAATCTCTGACCATTAAGTAAATCATCAATGACTAAGATTATCCCGTATGAATCTAGCACTTAAGAGTATGCTACctatcaatttctctctctctctcactctctctcacacacacacacacacaaagggcAGGTACTTAAGAGTATGGTACCTTGACATGTATATCTCAGGCTTGGCTTGACACCCATGTCATCTGGCCAGAGGGTGAGCTATGTTCAGGCCCATATGCCTGTCAAGTCCTTAAGGTGACTGTTTGCCAACCATAACAAATTATTACCATTCTATAAAGCTACCAAAAATTGAGGTAAACTCAGTGTATTAATCTAACATATTGTTCCATGATacataacaatttgttactgtaGCCAAACTGGCCCTAAATATGAGGCCACCAGGCGGTTTGGTTACATATGCCGCAGTTGGAACGTCCTCACGACAGAGGGGAGGGTTTGTTGGGACTCTCATAGATTGGCATCTCGTCATCTATAACGATACGGGAAATGCTAATTCTCAAAGGAGACATTTATACGCCCCATTACCCAATGAATGCCTAGCTTTTAGTATAAGGATGTCCAACAAGATAAGATTAATATAAATATTATCACCGGAAGATGGGCACACTCTTCTTGTTACCtaacacatgagagagagagagagaatggatgGTGGTTTTGAATGGTGGCTGATGAATTTCCAACGAGCGACCAACCAAACACACATCCTCCATGTTCAGCTGCTCTCGCCCATCCCATCCAATGTCATGACTCGATGTGTTGTGTTTATCTTTTGCATACAATAACTTTGTTTTTAAGTAAGAAAACCACAGAAGGGCATGAATCATAATCACACTTTAAATGTTTATGTGATAATAGATAACATGTGTTTGCTCCATGCCAAATGGATCTCACCCAGTGGCAAAGTCAGAAACTTTTGCTGTGGAGCACCAATATGTAATAACCCATTTATGGGGGTCTGTGTGGTCAACTGCCCCCACTTGCCCACAGCTCTAGCTCCCTTGCGGATCTTACCTACCAGGTTATTTGAGTTGAAATATTTGATGAGTACAAGGCTACACTCTCGCCATCGGTGGTACCGTTGAGCCGGCAGCTGCACGAAAACACATTTCTCttactaaaaatataaaatgtgtTGGAACAAACTGTAAAGCGAACGAGGGCTCCATTTTCTCATCCTCACCAACTAATAAGAGAAGAAATTTCGATGGTAAAAGATTTCTAAGCCCGAGTTTCCTGGGAGAGGAGAGATTCTGGAAATTCCACCGGCCAGCAGAAGTTGTCCGATACGTTCTGCAGTAATTTATTAGAATTTCAGATTTTGTTCATCATTTATTAAGCCACGGCCCCCACCCTTTATCTTGGaagaattttttaaataaaaaagagcaAGGGGGACCCTTCCTACACCTAGAAAGTTAAGtccaactccctctctctctttctatctctatctctaACTGCCAGTCAACGGCCGGGTGAGGGTCAGAGACAGAAACTCCCACCCTCCGTTTGGTGGAAATAAACTTTCGTTAATCTGTCGTTCCTTCCTGAAAGTTATTGCATCATATTCAAGAAAATAACAACAGTGTGATTCATGGTGTCTTTTTGGCTTAATCTGCttcaaatgtatattttttaattcGTACGGTTTTTCCTTCTAATTTTAAATAGGCCCTTGAGGTTTGCTGTGGTACCGTTCATTCAAAGTTTGACAATGTGAAGAACAGATTCCCGAGTTTCTCTCCTCTTACTCTTGACGCTTTGGTGAGCAGAGGGCCCCCGTTATTTGTAGTGGGCCCGCCGGTCTGccacttttcattttcttttttttttcaggtataattttttaaataaaatgggCTGCGAAATGGTAAGATTCTTCAATTTCTAGCTTACTATTTGCGTATGATTTTATAAAAgggattttcttgagaaattaaaaactGCTGCTGCTTAAAAAAGTTGGAGAGAAAAGGGAAATGGATTTTTCAGGGGAGTGACGTTTCTTGTAAACTGGTTGATGAGGAAGTTGGTTCCATGCTCCCGCCCGCCTCTTTATATTCCTTGACATGAAACCAACCACAGAGGAGATTTCAGGCGAGGTGGAGAGGTAAAGAATGGAGACGCCTCTGCTAGAGAACCAGAGCAGCCCCACTCTATGCAGGAGGTCGCTGATAGAGAGCAAGAAGCTATGGCACTTAGCAGGCCCTGCCATCTTCACCTCCATATGCAACTACTCGTTGGGTGCCCTCACCCAGACCTTCACTGGTCAGGTCGGGGAGCTGGAGCTCGCTGCTGTGTCCATAGAGAACTCTGTGATTGCAGGGCTGGGTTTTGGCTTCTTGGTAAGACATGGCAGCCCATGACATCAAACCAAAAAAAGCTTTGTTTCTATCTGCTAGCTGTTCTGTACTAAGGAACATGTACTGTATTATATCATTTGTGTATTGGATGATTTCTGTTCTGTACTAAGGAGCATGTCCTGTATTATATCATCTGTGTATTGGATGATTtctgttgaaaatttgaactGGGTGGTGGTGATCATGGCAGCTGGGTATGGGAAGTGCTTTGGAGACACTGTGCGGACAGGCCTTTGGAGCTGGGAGGTTGAGGATGCTGGGGATTTACATGCAGAGGTCATGGGTTATTCTGTTCTGCACAGCCTTGATCTTGACTCCTGTCTACGTCTTCTCAAACTATATTCTAAAGCTTGTTGGGGTCTATGACGAACTGGCTGATCTTGCAGGTAAGCTGAATTCTGTCTCCATATTGCCATCACAATAAACATGATCTACcattgtcatggttttcaatgagCTGCTCAGACTACCTTCATCCTTCTCTTTCCTCACCCCAAATCGATTGCCGGTAATTTTGAAACCTTCTGTCATGCTGTATGGCCCTATGTATAGTTAGGAAAATCTAAATTCTCAGGCTGCATAGCCCCttcaaaacataaacatcatCCGCCGTATTAATGCTTCTTGATAAACTGTTTCATTATCATCATCACCCATCTTTTCTTCACCATATCCATTTATGCAAGTCTTGGAAGCTTCTGCTACTCTGTCGTAGTCAGATGCATCTTTATGGGCAGCCTTACCCGGGCCAGAACACCAAGCTTGTGTCCTTTTCTGTTCTCCTAATCACACAGAAGTTCCACAtgtggatgtgtgtgtgtgtgtgtgtgcgcgcgcacGCTCTTCACTCGCAAATATGCATGCACCCTTAGTAGTCTCTCTGTTCTCCAATTACAAAGAATTTGCATGTCGGCCGTGTGCCTGTGTGAGTTGTGAAACTCAAAGAGAAGCTCATCGTAATATAAATGGAAATTAAGAACTGCGATATATTTAGCGGCGATCTGTTTGGGAAGCCTTTCCGGTttccaagaaaagaagaatgtttTATTCTTAGGCTATTGCTTTTAGGCTTTCAGTATGTCAGGAAGGTTGACCTCGAAAGTATAAAGTAGGTGGAATGCTCAAACTGCATGTCCTCtgaaactttttctttcttttcatttctagcAGAAAGAAGCCACCTCAAAAGGACCTAGGCACCTAGCTCGCTGATTTAACCTCTCATTTAGCTTGTCTTGGCATCTTTAGAAGACCCACAGCTAAAGAAACACATATTAGAAAAGTTCTTGCGCTTTACTGCTTTTGCTTCTGGTTGGCTTTTGTCCTTGTCGTTAACTTTATCAAATtacatgaaaatatgaaatcatAACCCTAAGGGAATATTATTTTTACTTGCTTTTGGTTCACATGATCCTGAACAAAAGGGTGAAAAAAGGGTGAACTTTGACCACTAGACGTATGCGATGTTGGCAGTGATGAAGGGGGAGTGCAGATTTGAAAAAGAACGCAATTATGAAGCTTGTGGGTTTCTTATGATACATTCTTTCCCATCACAAAGTTTTATTGCATGCAAGCTGTTCTCTGGACTGATTTAACAGCGTTCTAATGAAAAAAGTTTAACTTAATCCGGTAGATGTTTGTGATAAGTAAACTATAGAGTTCATCTCCCAGTAAACTACTTACTGTAATATTCATGTTGGAAAAAACAAAGGCTAATGGATAATGTGGCAACTGAAGGGCAAACCATGTAAACGACACCTTACAATTTGAAATTTCTAGTGCAGGAGGATCTTTAATAAATTTGTATATGTTTATGCAGGCGAGTTCGCAATATGGATGCTTCCTCAGCTGTTTGCTTATGCAGCAAACTTCCCAATCCAAAAGTTCCTCCAGTCCCAGAGGAAGGTCATGGCTATGGCTTGGGTTGCTGGCATTGTccttgtaattcatgcatttttgagCTGGCTCATGATCATGAAACTGGACTGGGGTCTGGTTGGTGCAGCCATAACGCTTAACTTGGCATGGTGGCTGGTCGTTTTAGGCGAGTTTGGCTACATATTAATCTACTGCACAGATGCATGGACTGGGTTTTCATGGTTGGCTTTCAAGGACCTGTGGGGCTTTGTTAAGCTCTCCTTAGCTTCAGCAGTCATGCTATGGTAAATAAGCAAAGATAAAAATGTCATTGACTTTTTGGTACAGCAAAACCACTCCTGACACCGTTTTTTCTGTTGGCAGCTTGGAGTTTTGGTATCTTATGGTGCTCATTGTGATTGTTAGTAAACTACCAGATCCACTCATACCAGTTGATGCGGCTTCCATATGGTAAGAACAATttataaatcatgatccaataTGGATTTGCCTACTGAATCTTTTATGATTTCGTTTTTGCATCAAATCAAAACCTACAATATCGAGTGATAGTTGGTACTTGTTAGAGCAAAGTGGTGCTACCAGGAAGAGTAAAGATTTGGTGTAGTTTTTACTTTTCATGagttgcaaagttttgttgtgccttttaaaatttgattatgagTAAACTTTGTTTTTAATGTATTTTCCTTCTTCCAACAGTATGAACATCAATGGATGGGATGCAATGATTGCACTTGGATTTAATGCCGCAATCAGGTAACATAACTACTCCTTTTGAAGATGTAATAATTTATAGAAATAACATGGCAAAATGCACTTTATTATCCAATCTTCTCCAAATTCACTCTGGCAGAGTCATCTGTGTGGGCAGCATTGCATAAGTCTATGTCTACACAACACAACAAATAGCAGGCGTAATAATTATAGATGATTCTGCAATATGCCTCGTTAACTCCTTAGTTTCCTAAGGATAAAGAAATGTGAGGGCATGCATGTGTGTCTCGTTTAACATAATAGCCTGCATTTGTTATTAATGCACGAATCTTGCAAAGGTTGCACATGTTGCACAACTTTATCAGTGCACTTCTCACTGGAAACAGACTGCTTAAGAGTTCGATGGATGTAGAAACTTGTCTAATCGTTTCCTTTTTCTAGTAAATTGCTATTCAAGAACATTGTGTACCCAGAGCAAAGAAACCTGTAGTCCAAGTGAAGATTGATCACAATTGGATAGGTAGCTAATCTGATAAAGAATCTAGATTCCAAAGTAGACACTATTTTTCAACTATAGCACCACAGCAGGTCGTGAGCAGGCGGTTAGACGAGAATGTGAGGGATGACAAGTTAAAAGACCCCTCATAAACCTTAGGTTCGGCGCTCAACCTCAATTCGAAAAgtgcagaaaaaataaaaagttttaactGTAATAGTTTCATTATAGAGGGAAccaaaatttctcattttatttttatcatgtGCAGCGTGAGAGTGTCAAATGAACTGGGAGCAGGGGATGCAAAGGCAGCAAAATTTGCAGTCTGGGTAGTCTCTGTGACTTCTGTCTCAATAGGGATCGTTGTCATGATCGTCATTTTGTGTACCAAGGGTATCTTCCCCGTCCTTTTTAGCAGTAGCACAGCCGTCCAGGAGGAAGTGACAAAACTTGCTAGCTTGCTTGGGATTACCGTTGCCCTTAACAGTTTACAGCCAGTTCTATCAGGTAATTAATGTAGACTTTCACTAAATGAAAAGCAACATGGTTGTATTCTTCTTTGTTCATGAACTGTCCAATATGCTCAATTTTTTCTGCTATATTATCTCTTCAGGAGTTGCCATTGGAGCTGGATGGCAGGCCATTATTGCTTACATAAACATTGGATGCTACTACATTGTCGGATTGCCTGCAGGCATACTTCTAGGGTTCAAGTTTAATTTTGGCGTGGAGGTAACTTCTCTTATACGCATAATCGCATCCCTGTGTTTCAGTACACATCTGCAGTTCATGCGTCCACGCGTTTAGCATGCCAGCATACAGGAGGCATGTGAGTTTGTAGAaatgtgtatgtatgtacatgtgctgTAGAAAATATAGGCCTAATAGCACGAACCATAGGCATGTGGTGGCCCGGAACTATGGCTTTACACTCGTAACAAGTTAATAtcagtgaaacaaaaaaactttcaCCCTTGACCGAGCTGTCCTGTGTCACCAGTGACCAGCGAGCTCCTTTCAATACCACCAGACAATCAGAAGTTCATAAGAATTGCACCCAAACAGCTGTCTCATCTGAAGGCTCCAAAAGTTCAGAAATTCATTGATTATGTCAACTAATCTTGCATTTTACCTTTAATTACGGATATTTTGGCTTGTCCACTCCATTTGTGCTTGCTAAGAATGTAAAAAAGTTCCCAGTTGGATGGCAACCTGCTGAAACCAACTCATGGTTAATGAGCCAAGAAACCATTACACAACAATATAATATCACTATGCATCATTGGATctcatatgcatatgcatgtataagcaccaatgaagaagatgaaccaacaCATTCAAACATTGCATCAGGACTGAATACACTTTAAAAGTGTTTACTATTGTTAGATTGCACCAGCTTAAAATGCATGAGAGTCTTTTGATTGGCTTCCTTCTTTCTTGACAACATCTCTTGAACTGCAGGGCATTTGGGGAGGCATGATTGGTGGCATAGCTTTACAAACACTTATCCTGATTGGTCTCACTGCCTCCACTGATTGGAAGAAAGAAGTAAGCAAACATTTGCTACATAGTTGCTCGTAATAGTTAGCGGTTGCTGTGAACAACTTGTATTGAACAGAACAATTTACTTAAAAAACAATAGTGCTAACTCCTATCGAAATATATGCAGGCATCACAAGCTGAGAGCCGTGTGAGGAAGTGGGGAGGATCACTTGAAGATGGAAACGGATCTGTAGAAAACAACCATGTTGCACATGAATGATCATAGACCAGACATAGACATATGAATTGCAGCGTA
Protein-coding regions in this window:
- the LOC116252409 gene encoding protein DETOXIFICATION 33-like, producing METPLLENQSSPTLCRRSLIESKKLWHLAGPAIFTSICNYSLGALTQTFTGQVGELELAAVSIENSVIAGLGFGFLLGMGSALETLCGQAFGAGRLRMLGIYMQRSWVILFCTALILTPVYVFSNYILKLVGVYDELADLAGEFAIWMLPQLFAYAANFPIQKFLQSQRKVMAMAWVAGIVLVIHAFLSWLMIMKLDWGLVGAAITLNLAWWLVVLGEFGYILIYCTDAWTGFSWLAFKDLWGFVKLSLASAVMLCLEFWYLMVLIVIVSKLPDPLIPVDAASICMNINGWDAMIALGFNAAISVRVSNELGAGDAKAAKFAVWVVSVTSVSIGIVVMIVILCTKGIFPVLFSSSTAVQEEVTKLASLLGITVALNSLQPVLSGVAIGAGWQAIIAYINIGCYYIVGLPAGILLGFKFNFGVEGIWGGMIGGIALQTLILIGLTASTDWKKEASQAESRVRKWGGSLEDGNGSVENNHVAHE